The Nitrospira tepida genome includes a window with the following:
- a CDS encoding class II fumarate hydratase, whose product MNNRTGVRIPQGPTRMERDTMGELAVPAEAYYGVQTARAIENFPISALRFPRSFIRAMGLIKRAAAAANHSLGLIDKAQAEAIKQAATEVIEGGLDAEFPVDIFQTGSGTSSNMNANEVISNRATELLGGARGSKLVHPNDHVNLGQSSNDVIPTAIHVAAVEMMERQLIPALIRLRKALARKAKEFDPIVKIGRTHLQDATPVRLGQEFGGYARQIELGIERIRHAQAALSEVALGGTAVGTGLNAHPDFASRVIAMIAKEIGCKLKEAKNHFEAQSTQDSVVEASGELRTLAVSLMKIANDIRWLGSGPRCGLGELHLPETQPGSSIMPGKVNPVIAESVTMVCAQVIGNDATVTVGGQAGNFELLVMLPVMAYNLLQSIELLATASDNFAARCIEGIQANEKRCRESIEQSLAMCTALAPEIGYDAAAQISKEAYKTGKTVREVARRKRVLKEQRLKALLNPWRMTEPGGPVGSAGG is encoded by the coding sequence ATGAACAACCGGACCGGCGTTCGAATCCCGCAGGGGCCGACCAGGATGGAGCGCGATACGATGGGCGAACTCGCCGTCCCGGCGGAAGCCTATTACGGCGTACAAACCGCGCGCGCCATCGAGAACTTTCCGATCAGCGCGCTCCGGTTTCCCCGCTCCTTCATCCGCGCCATGGGCCTGATCAAGCGCGCGGCCGCGGCCGCCAACCACTCGTTGGGCCTGATCGACAAGGCGCAGGCCGAGGCGATCAAGCAGGCCGCGACGGAAGTCATCGAAGGAGGGCTGGATGCGGAGTTTCCCGTGGATATTTTTCAAACCGGCTCCGGCACCTCGTCCAACATGAATGCCAATGAAGTCATCTCTAATCGGGCGACGGAATTGCTCGGAGGAGCCAGGGGGAGCAAGCTCGTCCATCCCAACGATCACGTGAATCTGGGGCAGTCGAGCAACGACGTCATTCCGACGGCGATCCATGTCGCCGCGGTGGAAATGATGGAGCGGCAGCTCATTCCCGCGCTGATCAGGTTGCGCAAGGCGTTGGCCCGCAAGGCCAAGGAGTTCGATCCGATCGTCAAAATCGGCCGCACGCATTTGCAGGACGCCACACCCGTGCGCCTGGGACAGGAATTCGGCGGCTATGCCCGCCAGATCGAATTGGGAATCGAGCGGATCAGGCATGCGCAGGCCGCGCTGAGCGAAGTGGCCTTGGGTGGCACCGCCGTCGGGACCGGCCTCAACGCCCACCCGGATTTTGCCAGCCGCGTGATCGCCATGATTGCCAAGGAGATCGGCTGCAAACTCAAAGAAGCCAAAAACCATTTCGAGGCGCAATCGACCCAAGATTCCGTGGTCGAGGCCAGCGGAGAACTGCGTACGCTGGCGGTGAGCCTGATGAAGATCGCCAACGATATTCGATGGCTGGGATCGGGCCCCCGATGCGGTCTGGGCGAACTTCACCTCCCGGAAACGCAACCGGGCTCATCGATCATGCCAGGCAAGGTCAATCCGGTCATCGCCGAATCGGTCACGATGGTCTGCGCGCAAGTCATCGGGAACGACGCGACCGTGACGGTCGGCGGGCAGGCGGGCAACTTCGAACTCTTGGTGATGTTGCCCGTCATGGCCTACAACCTCCTGCAGTCCATCGAATTGCTCGCCACCGCTTCAGACAATTTTGCAGCCCGCTGCATCGAAGGCATCCAGGCCAACGAAAAGCGTTGTCGCGAGTCCATCGAGCAGAGCCTGGCCATGTGCACGGCCTTGGCGCCGGAGATCGGCTACGATGCGGCGGCGCAGATTTCCAAGGAGGCCTACAAGACAGGCAAAACTGTCCGGGAAGTGGCGAGGCGCAAGCGGGTGCTCAAAGAACAACGGCTCAAGGCATTGCTCAATCCCTGGCGCATGACGGAACCGGGCGGCCCGGTGGGCAGCGCCGGGGGGTAA
- a CDS encoding DnaJ domain-containing protein: MPFDQRKVLRYQNGMRRRIEVLRTRTADSLDFAVDHMMEERVDSFFQVEQALEEIGRSLDMIDAELPLVCDLSHAIRLEARLEFVEDRWDDLDSEVRERPRRRRRRINLADFLKAAGGGGNSWDGTGPRGEVRTMSEAYDILGLEDGASLLKVTRAFRQRAKDLHPDAREGDRSAEPELRRIIEAYQFLKESLSLSNVEPPRHADAPFRPTE, translated from the coding sequence ATGCCTTTTGATCAGCGCAAGGTCCTGCGGTATCAGAACGGCATGCGCCGCCGGATCGAGGTGCTGCGCACGAGAACGGCGGACAGCCTGGACTTTGCGGTCGACCACATGATGGAGGAGCGCGTCGACAGTTTCTTTCAGGTCGAGCAGGCCTTGGAGGAGATCGGCCGCTCGCTGGACATGATCGATGCGGAGCTTCCGCTGGTCTGCGACCTGTCGCACGCCATCCGGTTGGAGGCGAGGCTTGAATTCGTCGAAGATCGTTGGGATGATCTCGACAGCGAAGTCCGCGAGCGGCCCCGACGCCGTCGCCGCCGCATCAACCTGGCCGATTTCCTCAAGGCCGCCGGCGGAGGAGGCAACTCCTGGGACGGGACGGGGCCGAGGGGCGAGGTCCGGACCATGAGCGAAGCCTACGACATCCTGGGTTTGGAGGACGGCGCCTCCCTCTTAAAGGTCACGCGCGCGTTCCGGCAGCGGGCCAAAGACCTCCATCCCGACGCGCGGGAAGGGGATCGCAGCGCGGAGCCGGAACTGCGGCGGATCATCGAAGCGTACCAATTTCTCAAGGAATCACTGAGCCTCAGCAACGTCGAACCCCCGCGGCATGCTGACGCCCCGTTCCGGCCGACCGAGTAA
- a CDS encoding Hsp20/alpha crystallin family protein, with amino-acid sequence MMNLVRWDPFRELEEMSDRLNRVFGRPSTAKSDGKETMTVADWTPSVDISETDGEYLIKAELPEVKKDDVKITLEEGVLSIQGERKHEKEEKNKKFHRIERAYGRFVRSFVVPDYVDESKIKAEYQDGVLHLHLPKSDKAKPRAIEVKVA; translated from the coding sequence ATGATGAATCTGGTACGGTGGGACCCATTCAGGGAACTGGAAGAAATGTCGGATCGTTTGAACCGTGTCTTCGGACGTCCATCAACGGCGAAATCCGACGGCAAAGAAACCATGACGGTGGCCGATTGGACTCCGTCCGTCGATATCAGCGAGACGGACGGCGAGTATCTGATTAAGGCCGAGCTGCCCGAGGTCAAGAAGGATGACGTCAAGATCACCCTCGAGGAGGGTGTCCTCAGCATTCAGGGGGAACGAAAGCACGAGAAGGAGGAGAAGAACAAGAAGTTCCATCGGATTGAACGGGCGTATGGACGATTCGTGCGCAGCTTCGTCGTGCCGGATTACGTCGATGAAAGCAAGATCAAGGCGGAGTACCAGGACGGGGTGCTGCACCTTCACCTTCCGAAATCCGATAAGGCGAAACCCAGGGCTATCGAGGTCAAGGTCGCCTAA
- a CDS encoding citrate synthase, with the protein MAHDFMPGLAGVPAAKSAISDVDGQRGVLEYRGIRVEDLCANSSFLETSYLLLFGHLPVEQDLSRFVDDVTHHRRIKFKIIDLIKCLPETGHPMDALQAAVAALGMFYPGRNVEDLDNNYWSAVRLIAKVPTIVAAVARMRHGDDHVPPRDHLGFAANFLAMLFDQEPPKVWAHILDVCLILHAEHTMNASTFAGLVTASTLADPYTVVASSIGALKGPLHGGANEEVVQMLREIGRPSRVRAYVDEKLKNKGKLMGFGHRVYKVKDPRAVILQRLCEQLFAEFGPSPLYEIAVELEKVAADYLDAKQIYPNVDFYSGIIYDKMGIDMELFTPIFAVARVAGWLAHWLEQLRENRLFRPEQIYAGEHNRPYVPIDQRR; encoded by the coding sequence ATGGCGCATGATTTCATGCCTGGCCTGGCCGGAGTTCCGGCCGCCAAATCCGCGATCAGCGACGTGGACGGCCAACGAGGCGTCTTGGAGTACCGGGGCATCCGCGTCGAGGACCTTTGTGCCAACTCCTCGTTTCTCGAAACTTCGTACCTGTTGCTGTTCGGCCACCTTCCGGTCGAACAGGACTTGAGTCGGTTTGTCGATGATGTCACACATCATCGCCGCATCAAGTTCAAGATCATCGACCTGATCAAGTGCCTGCCGGAGACGGGCCATCCGATGGATGCCCTCCAAGCGGCTGTGGCGGCCCTCGGCATGTTCTATCCGGGCCGCAACGTCGAGGACCTCGACAATAATTACTGGTCCGCCGTTCGGCTCATTGCCAAAGTTCCGACCATTGTGGCTGCGGTCGCCCGTATGCGCCATGGAGACGACCATGTGCCGCCGCGCGATCATCTGGGCTTCGCCGCGAACTTTCTCGCCATGCTCTTCGATCAGGAGCCACCCAAGGTCTGGGCGCATATTTTGGATGTCTGCCTGATTTTGCACGCCGAGCACACGATGAACGCCTCCACCTTCGCGGGATTGGTCACGGCCTCGACTCTGGCCGATCCCTATACGGTCGTGGCGTCCTCCATCGGGGCGCTGAAGGGACCGTTGCATGGGGGCGCCAACGAGGAAGTGGTTCAGATGCTCCGCGAGATCGGCCGTCCATCCCGCGTCCGCGCCTATGTCGACGAGAAACTCAAGAACAAGGGCAAGCTGATGGGGTTCGGCCATCGGGTATACAAGGTAAAGGACCCGCGGGCGGTCATTCTTCAACGGCTTTGCGAGCAATTGTTTGCCGAATTTGGCCCGTCGCCCCTGTACGAGATCGCTGTCGAACTCGAAAAGGTGGCGGCCGACTATCTCGACGCCAAGCAAATCTATCCCAATGTCGATTTTTATTCCGGCATCATTTACGACAAAATGGGCATCGACATGGAGCTGTTCACGCCGATTTTTGCCGTCGCGAGGGTGGCGGGATGGTTGGCGCACTGGCTGGAGCAATTGCGCGAAAACAGGCTCTTCCGGCCCGAACAAATCTACGCCGGGGAACATAACCGCCCCTATGTGCCGATCGACCAACGCCGCTAA
- a CDS encoding FAD-dependent oxidoreductase: MNTAHQPSGATHLIIVVGAGPAGMSVANVLSKAGHEVIVLNRDIKFGGLAEYGIFPSKLKLRGGLKKTYWDILERPNVHYFGNVSVGANKDLTVEQLRSLGASAIVFSTGAQGTKTIGVEGDSAQGVFHAKDVVYHFNRLPGFGDRPFDMGKHVAVIGVGDVMVDIAHWLSRYKKVERVTAIARRGPAERKYNPKEIRAICANLDQEALAKEIERIRPRLEAVGQQPDAILKDMLAECDKCEPKVSETKFGFRFLASPKRVLVDANNRVRALEMEETKLEPKGEDTAAVGLKQFYEFPVDSVVFAVGDKVDETVGLPYKNGVFVTNPNKTGNEPDDALFQAYDEASGQVLPGVFLAGWARKASEGLVGVAKRDGEWCAEVVSRYLAGLSPVTRAAIESSMKRLTDLLVQRKTAYVDAAGLKALQQAEQGQKASGDCIGEFKYVTNQEMLGHIYAIRSK; the protein is encoded by the coding sequence ATGAATACCGCTCATCAGCCATCCGGAGCTACACATCTTATTATCGTGGTCGGCGCAGGCCCCGCCGGCATGTCGGTGGCCAACGTGTTGTCGAAAGCCGGGCATGAAGTCATTGTTTTGAACCGCGACATCAAGTTCGGCGGCCTTGCGGAGTACGGCATTTTTCCGAGCAAGCTTAAACTGCGGGGCGGCTTGAAGAAGACCTATTGGGATATCCTGGAGCGGCCGAACGTGCATTATTTCGGAAACGTCTCCGTCGGCGCCAACAAGGACCTGACCGTCGAGCAACTGCGGTCGCTCGGCGCCAGCGCGATCGTCTTTTCCACCGGCGCCCAGGGAACCAAGACCATCGGCGTCGAGGGCGATTCGGCGCAGGGGGTCTTTCACGCGAAGGATGTGGTCTATCACTTCAATCGCCTGCCCGGCTTCGGCGATCGCCCGTTCGACATGGGAAAGCATGTCGCCGTCATCGGGGTCGGCGACGTGATGGTCGATATCGCCCATTGGCTCAGCCGGTATAAAAAGGTGGAGCGCGTGACGGCCATTGCCCGCCGCGGACCAGCCGAACGCAAATACAATCCGAAAGAAATCCGAGCCATTTGCGCCAACCTCGATCAAGAGGCCTTGGCGAAGGAAATCGAGCGGATCAGGCCGCGGCTCGAAGCGGTGGGGCAGCAGCCCGACGCCATCCTCAAGGACATGTTGGCGGAATGCGACAAGTGCGAGCCCAAGGTCAGCGAGACCAAATTCGGGTTCCGCTTTCTGGCCTCGCCCAAGCGTGTGCTCGTAGACGCCAACAATCGGGTCCGGGCGCTCGAAATGGAAGAGACGAAGCTGGAGCCCAAGGGAGAGGATACCGCCGCGGTCGGCCTCAAACAGTTCTACGAGTTTCCGGTCGACAGCGTCGTCTTCGCCGTCGGCGATAAAGTCGATGAGACGGTCGGTCTTCCCTACAAGAACGGGGTCTTCGTGACCAATCCAAACAAGACCGGCAATGAGCCGGACGACGCGCTCTTTCAGGCGTACGATGAAGCGTCCGGCCAGGTGCTCCCCGGCGTTTTTCTCGCCGGCTGGGCCCGCAAGGCCAGCGAGGGATTGGTCGGCGTGGCGAAGCGGGACGGGGAGTGGTGCGCGGAAGTGGTGAGCCGCTATCTCGCCGGACTCTCGCCGGTCACGCGCGCGGCGATCGAATCATCCATGAAACGGCTGACCGATCTGTTGGTCCAACGGAAGACGGCGTACGTTGATGCGGCCGGACTCAAGGCGCTTCAACAGGCGGAGCAGGGACAGAAGGCGAGCGGGGATTGCATCGGCGAATTCAAGTATGTCACCAACCAGGAGATGTTGGGCCACATCTACGCGATCCGTTCCAAATAG
- the rnd gene encoding ribonuclease D, whose amino-acid sequence MPHQPPPHYISDEPALSRLCDQLASCARLGIDTEFIGEESFVPRLELIQLSTADLQVVLDFPALQQTRALPRLWEIICSTKIEKVVHAGRQDLELLATHMGQLPRPFFDTQIAAAMLGYGAQIAYAQLVQRTQGARLEKSHTFTNWSQRPLSHDQIAYALADVRYLLPIHDELLRRLHSLGRLAWVQEEFDRLGALVVEREQTSRERYQRIRGWDSLKPRQAAVLRELTAWRETEARRRNVPRGRVLRDEVLLQVARQAPKHQADLREIRGFPPQEVARSGEAILTVIAQALTLPASEWPDVPRDRKPEPESAGQFELLQATLKARAAALGIAPTLLATAGDLQKIVDERAAGNTPTVPLLEGWRRTIAGDLILSVLEGRTALRITADTGQVTFYQDGDKSS is encoded by the coding sequence GTGCCTCACCAACCCCCCCCGCACTATATCAGCGACGAACCGGCTCTGAGCCGACTGTGCGATCAGCTTGCTTCCTGTGCGCGCCTCGGAATCGACACGGAATTCATCGGGGAAGAGAGTTTCGTTCCCCGGCTGGAATTGATCCAGTTGAGCACGGCCGATCTCCAGGTGGTGTTGGATTTTCCGGCGCTGCAACAGACCCGCGCCTTGCCCCGTCTGTGGGAGATCATCTGCTCGACGAAGATCGAGAAGGTCGTCCACGCGGGCCGGCAGGATCTGGAACTGCTGGCCACACACATGGGCCAGCTTCCGCGCCCGTTTTTCGATACGCAGATCGCCGCGGCGATGCTCGGGTACGGGGCCCAGATCGCCTATGCCCAGCTTGTGCAGCGGACCCAGGGGGCCAGACTGGAAAAGTCGCACACCTTCACCAACTGGAGCCAGCGTCCCCTGTCGCACGACCAGATCGCCTATGCGCTGGCCGACGTGCGGTACCTCCTGCCTATCCATGATGAACTGCTCCGGCGGCTGCACTCGCTTGGGCGGCTGGCATGGGTGCAGGAGGAGTTCGACCGTCTCGGCGCCTTGGTGGTGGAGCGCGAGCAGACGAGCCGGGAACGGTACCAGCGGATACGCGGCTGGGACAGTTTGAAACCGCGTCAGGCGGCGGTCTTGCGGGAACTGACAGCCTGGCGGGAGACGGAAGCGCGGCGGCGGAACGTGCCGCGCGGGCGGGTGCTGCGGGATGAAGTTCTGCTGCAAGTCGCCCGACAAGCTCCCAAGCACCAGGCCGACCTGCGGGAGATCCGGGGATTCCCGCCGCAGGAAGTCGCGCGGAGCGGTGAGGCGATCCTGACCGTGATCGCGCAGGCCTTGACGCTGCCGGCCAGCGAATGGCCGGACGTCCCCCGGGACCGCAAGCCCGAACCGGAATCCGCCGGGCAATTCGAATTGCTGCAAGCCACCCTCAAGGCCCGCGCCGCGGCGCTTGGGATCGCGCCGACGTTGCTGGCCACGGCCGGCGACCTTCAGAAAATCGTGGACGAGCGTGCGGCCGGCAACACGCCGACCGTGCCGCTTCTGGAAGGCTGGCGGAGGACGATCGCCGGCGACCTGATCCTGTCGGTGCTGGAGGGCCGAACCGCGCTCCGGATCACAGCGGACACCGGGCAGGTGACCTTCTATCAGGACGGAGACAAGAGTTCCTGA
- a CDS encoding NAD-dependent malic enzyme produces MDIGPYSNYRLTVRLELRNRPGTFAQVAARLAEEGANLGAVDIVSATADRIVRDITFDVSSEAHGEHVLKRLDDIPDVRVLSASDRIFLLHLGGKIKVQSKLPLSTRNILSMVYTPGVGRVSQAIARDRSKVYAFTTKQNSVAIVTDGSAVLGLGNLGPEAALPVMEGKAMLFRELAGIDAWPICLNTQDPDEIVRTVTHLAPGFGAINLEDIGAPRCFDIERRLKEMLDIPVMHDDQHGTAVVILAALTNALKLVNKRLDKARVVVIGLGAAGTACCRMLLAAGVSHLKGIEPEGIVLQGDGDQLRACRHDLRAAIDRGRPAGTLQDALKGADVLIGLSVGNVLTPDDLMLMDKDRIVFAMANPDPEIAPLAGTAKSRIFATGRSDHPNQINNALAFPGMFRGALDAQAREINESMKLAAAQALAEIIPATALSDDYIIPSLFDKQVVPKIAQAVAAAARETGVARRRDRGGEGPLAD; encoded by the coding sequence ATGGATATCGGGCCCTATTCCAATTACCGGCTGACCGTCCGGCTCGAATTGCGCAATCGTCCCGGCACCTTTGCGCAGGTCGCGGCCAGGCTGGCGGAGGAAGGCGCCAATTTGGGCGCGGTCGATATCGTCTCCGCCACAGCGGACCGGATCGTCCGCGACATCACCTTCGATGTGAGCAGCGAGGCGCACGGCGAGCACGTCCTCAAGCGGCTCGACGACATTCCGGACGTGCGGGTGCTGTCCGCCTCGGATCGGATTTTCCTGCTCCATCTCGGCGGCAAGATCAAGGTCCAGAGCAAGCTGCCGCTTTCCACCCGCAACATCCTCTCGATGGTCTATACGCCGGGCGTGGGCCGTGTCTCTCAGGCGATTGCGCGAGACCGTTCCAAGGTCTATGCCTTCACGACCAAACAGAACAGCGTCGCCATCGTCACCGACGGGTCTGCCGTGCTTGGGCTGGGCAATTTAGGGCCGGAGGCCGCGCTTCCGGTCATGGAAGGCAAGGCGATGCTGTTTCGGGAACTGGCCGGCATCGACGCCTGGCCGATCTGTCTCAACACGCAGGACCCGGACGAGATCGTGCGCACGGTGACGCACCTCGCGCCCGGATTCGGCGCCATCAATCTTGAGGACATCGGGGCTCCCCGTTGCTTCGACATCGAGCGCCGGCTGAAGGAGATGCTCGACATTCCGGTGATGCATGACGATCAGCACGGGACGGCGGTGGTGATTCTGGCAGCCTTGACCAATGCGCTGAAGCTCGTCAACAAGCGGCTGGACAAGGCGCGGGTGGTCGTCATCGGCCTCGGCGCGGCCGGGACCGCCTGTTGCCGGATGTTGCTGGCCGCGGGGGTCTCGCATTTAAAAGGCATCGAACCCGAAGGCATTGTACTGCAGGGCGATGGGGATCAATTGCGAGCCTGCCGTCACGATCTGCGGGCCGCGATCGATCGAGGCCGGCCGGCCGGCACGCTGCAAGACGCGCTCAAAGGGGCCGACGTGTTGATCGGCCTTTCGGTTGGCAATGTCTTGACTCCGGACGACCTGATGCTCATGGACAAGGACCGGATCGTGTTCGCCATGGCGAACCCGGATCCGGAGATCGCTCCCCTGGCGGGGACAGCCAAGTCCCGCATTTTCGCGACGGGCCGGTCGGACCATCCGAATCAAATCAACAACGCCCTGGCCTTTCCCGGCATGTTTCGCGGGGCGCTCGATGCGCAGGCGCGCGAGATCAACGAATCCATGAAACTCGCGGCGGCGCAGGCGCTGGCGGAAATCATCCCGGCCACGGCCTTGAGCGACGACTATATTATCCCCAGCCTGTTCGACAAGCAGGTGGTGCCCAAGATCGCCCAGGCCGTGGCCGCCGCGGCGCGCGAGACCGGCGTCGCCCGCCGCCGGGACCGGGGCGGCGAGGGGCCTCTTGCCGACTGA
- a CDS encoding NAD(+)/NADH kinase → MKRIGILTKPKFPDVAQTLHELCLWLRHRQKDVLLESSTAALIDECQPFDRPTIAREADMIIVLGGDGTMLGAARLVAARNPPILGVNMGGLGFLTEVTVDHLFDALERVFRDDFAIDERLMLSATMERAGEVVMQSTALNDVVISKGTLARMIETQVGISGQFVTNLRGDGLIVSTPTGSTGYALSAGGPIVSPAASAFMLAPICPHTLTHRPLIVPSTVSISISLSSKDAGAMVTLDGQEGMAMQKGDVVIVTASDHRTHLIRFPERTYYETLRLKLKWGDG, encoded by the coding sequence ATGAAGCGGATCGGCATCCTGACCAAACCCAAGTTTCCCGATGTGGCGCAGACGCTGCACGAGCTGTGTCTGTGGCTGCGGCACCGGCAGAAGGACGTCTTGCTCGAATCGTCGACCGCGGCCTTGATCGATGAATGTCAGCCGTTCGACCGGCCGACGATCGCGCGAGAGGCCGACATGATTATCGTCCTCGGAGGAGACGGCACGATGTTGGGCGCCGCCCGTCTCGTTGCGGCACGCAACCCGCCGATCCTGGGCGTCAATATGGGCGGGCTGGGATTTCTCACCGAGGTGACGGTCGATCACCTGTTCGACGCGCTGGAGCGGGTGTTTCGTGATGACTTTGCGATCGACGAGCGCCTGATGCTCTCCGCCACGATGGAGCGGGCGGGTGAAGTCGTGATGCAATCCACCGCGCTGAACGATGTCGTCATTTCCAAAGGGACCCTGGCTCGGATGATCGAAACGCAGGTGGGAATCAGCGGGCAATTCGTGACCAATCTGAGGGGAGATGGGCTGATCGTTTCGACGCCGACCGGATCGACGGGCTATGCCCTCTCCGCGGGAGGACCGATCGTCAGTCCGGCGGCGTCGGCCTTCATGCTGGCGCCGATCTGCCCCCATACGCTGACGCACCGGCCCCTGATCGTGCCGAGCACGGTGAGCATTTCGATTTCGCTCAGCAGCAAAGACGCCGGGGCGATGGTGACGCTCGACGGGCAGGAGGGCATGGCGATGCAGAAAGGGGATGTGGTGATTGTCACGGCGTCCGATCACCGGACGCACCTGATCCGATTTCCCGAACGGACCTACTACGAAACCCTTCGCCTGAAGCTCAAATGGGGGGACGGGTGA
- the arsC gene encoding arsenate reductase (glutaredoxin) (This arsenate reductase requires both glutathione and glutaredoxin to convert arsenate to arsenite, after which the efflux transporter formed by ArsA and ArsB can extrude the arsenite from the cell, providing resistance.), with protein sequence MAKITIYQKPTCSTCRQALQIIRESGADYSAVNYYETPFTKAQLKDLLKRAGLKPRDVLRTKEDIYKHLKLAERQLSDDELIDLMLKHPDLIQRPIVQKGEKVLLARPAESVQELLSPS encoded by the coding sequence ATGGCGAAGATTACCATTTATCAGAAACCCACCTGCTCCACCTGCCGCCAGGCCCTGCAGATAATTCGCGAAAGCGGGGCCGACTATTCGGCTGTAAATTATTACGAGACACCCTTTACCAAGGCTCAGCTCAAGGATCTCCTGAAGCGTGCCGGCTTGAAACCGAGGGACGTGCTTCGGACCAAAGAAGACATCTATAAGCACCTTAAGCTGGCCGAGCGCCAGCTCTCCGATGACGAACTGATCGACCTGATGCTGAAGCATCCCGATCTCATTCAACGTCCGATCGTCCAGAAGGGAGAAAAGGTGCTGTTGGCGAGGCCCGCCGAATCCGTTCAGGAACTCTTGTCTCCGTCCTGA